In Setaria italica strain Yugu1 chromosome I, Setaria_italica_v2.0, whole genome shotgun sequence, the genomic window GGCGCGCCGTCCTACTTGGTGTGCCCGATACTCAAGGAGGTGATGCGGGACCCGCAGATCGCCGGCGACGGGTTCACGTACGAGGCGGAGGCCATCGAGGAGTGGCTGCGCAGCGGGCGCGACACGTCGCCCATGACCAACCTCAAGCTCCCGACCACCAAGCTCATCCCCAACCACGCGCTGCGCGCCGCCATCCACCAGTGGCATAAGGCTTTGACGCCACGTACAGAGACACGATATGAATAAGGACGTTTTTTTTCTCTTACGCGACGCGATGATGAGATACTAGCTCGATGATCACTAGACGTtgtctctttcttttttcctctttGCAAAAAGGAAATGTTTGTGGTTGTGTGAGTGTGTTAGATTTTTGCGATGCACACTCAGTCGCTGAAAAATAGCCGTAtgcaaagttgaagttattTTTGTTGTAAATTAAATTTGTTCAATTTTGACCACGTTTATAGAAAAAACATGACAACATCTATATTATAAAATACATGAATATATTCGACGGTTGATTTAAGGAAATAATTTTGTATtgtaaatgtttttttttatgaatttgTCAAAGTTGAAGTTTGACTTGGAACAAAGAAAGATAAGTAACTAAAAGATCCATTTTTCTCGGAGAGGCGAACATGGGGACTACGCGGCGACTGGGTGGCGACCATGGTTTCACCGGCGTCCCATGATCGCCCTTGGACTCTCCAACATCTGTGGGAAGATGCTCTACGCCAGGACGGTGCTGAGGTTTGTTGTGGTGTCAGTGTTGGTGAGGTTAGTCCATCTACTCTGCGATAGCCTATATCCTCTATGATAGGGTTATCATGAGAGGTTTTTACTTCTGCGGGAAGGAAAGTGGTGTTTGAGTTTGACATGGGGAAAGAGTCGTGGGAAATCCAATCTTATTTTTTCGGATACCTATATCCTTGCCTGGTGATCAGTTCAATATGCGGGTTCAAGATCTCCATTTGCTATTCTAGGGTTTCGACTTTTCTTTCGCTGTCTAGTTTTGCATCTACAGTGGGGGTGATCAAGAGGAACCCGGTGAGGGATCTGTCCACCTGAAGTTGTGATTGAAACTAGTGTCGGAAGGAGTTGCTACCTTACGACGTGCTGATAGACGCTACTCGTAAAGATCAGGAGGGGATGAAGAAAGGTGTAGGAGAGCTTCTCGGCAACCCTGTATTGCTGAAGGAAGGTGATAAGGTGGTCTTGGTGCCAGAAGCAATGGTGGCAAAGACGGAAGTTCCTATTCCAGAGGCCATGGAGGAAGAGGAATTCTATTGGCATGGAGGAGGGCACGAAAAAGTGGTATGCGATGGCAAGATACTATTCCGGGCAAAGTTCTAAAGGTATGTTTGATGAGATGGGAGTAGCATGGAAGTTACACAAGCAAATTGATATCACAAACCTGGAGGATAACAGATTTATCTTGGAGTTTGATAAAGAAGATAAGTACAACTATGTGCTCAATGAGGGTCCTTGGAAGCACAAGGGTGACGCGTTGATTGTTGTTCTGTCAGTCGTCCATCAGATATTGTCATTGACTCAATTGATCTATGGTTACGTTTCTATGATGTACCTGTAACCTTGATGACAAAGGCGTTTGCAGGGGTTCTGGCCAAAAAGGTAAGCAACAAAGTGCTGGAGGTAGGGGGAGCGGTCAGAAATTTTCTGAGGGCAAAAGTGGCTTATCCACTTGAGAAGGCGCTGAAGCTAACGGTGGAAGCAAATATTAAGGAGAAAGGCATGATGCAATTCGAGGTGAGGTATGAGAATGTCCTGTACTTTGAGGGATCAATCAGGTTTCTTCGAAAATACTGGATGGAACTGTGCAGTATCCGTCAACAGGGAGACCACAACGACCCTAAAGGTAAGAAATTTGTTTCTGATTCCTTGGGTGCATGGAAGAAAAGTAGACCGGAAAGTGAGGCGACCAGGTGGACTGCGCCGCAGGAAGGATGGCTAAAAGTTAACGCAGATGGTGCCCTTGATGATAACTCCGGGGAGGGAGGCATTGGGGTTGTCATTCGGGACTCAAGGGAGAAGTGCAGCTCACTGTGTGGCGATACGTTCAGCTAGACGGGATGCGAAAGAGATGGAAGCTCTGGCATACAAAGAAGAACTAATGTTGGCTGCAGAATGGTGTCAATAGAGTGTGGTCCTTGAGACGGATTGTAGCTCCGTTGCTACCATGTTGGCCAAAAGAAATAGAGGGAGCACGCTCTTGAGACGGATTGTAGCTCCGTTGCTACCATGTTGGCcaaaagaaatagagggatgtcgATAATAAGCTTCATTATAGATGATGCCCAGTGGAAGGTGTTCCACGAGAGAAGAGAGAGTAATAGTGTAGCACATGAACTTGCACAATTGGCAAAGTGAACGTGTCATTCAATTCGCTGCCCTCTGTGTTGAGAAAATTATTGATCGGGAATGTACCTGAGTAATAAAAATCTCTCTTCTCCGCGAAAAAAGCAAAATGAGTAGTATGTAAAAAACGGGAGGGAATAATATTGCTTAAGTGCCGGAAATGTTTTTTAGTTTAATTAAGAACTCTTTTCAGCCTTTCTTTtccggaaaaagaaaagaaagaaaacaaaaccaTTGGCTGGGGCTGACTGCTGCCGAGTGCCGTGTCGCACCGCAACTGACGTGCGGGAAGGGAGAAgggactgaccggtgggccccaCACCCGTATACCATTTGACTGGGCCGATAAGACCAACAAATCAAACCCTGCTGTTGAGTGCTGAAACTGAAACAAACGACGAAAGCGGAGGAAAAAGCGAGGCCTTGTAACAGAGGGCTAGATCCCCGCCGCGCGCAATCCAAATCCAatctcctcccctctcctctgaTGGCCCGCAGCTCGCCGGCGGTTCTGCTCCTGCTGGCGGCGCTCgcgggcgtcgccgccgccggggacatCGTCCAccaggacgacgaggccccaaAGATCCCCGGCTGCAACAACGATTTCGTGCTGGTAAGACTAGGACCCCCTTGCTTGTTCACCTGCTTTCTCTTTCTCTGCGTCGACTCGACTCGAGCAGCCGATCCATGTGCGGGCTTGGGGCCCTGGCTGGCGCCACCCCAATTTTGGCTACGATTGCTTCATCTTTGGATTAGGGGAGGTCATTTCCTTAGACTCTCGCATACAGGCGTATCCCACTCAGCAGCAGCTTTGCTTGTATGCTACCGGCctaccgggggggggggggggctgatTCGTCTATGCATGCGCTGTTTGTTTAGGGATTAACTATATATGGTCCGTTTTGCATTAGTGCTTTTACGCAGACAATCAATGTAGCATTCAGGCTCATGATGGGTCGTCCAGATGCTTTGACGTAGGCTAATTATTTCATATGTGTATGGCTTTTACAACTTTTTAAGTTTCAACGCTGGGAATTGGGAATTCTATTTGTTATAAATTGGCCACACCCCTGTTACCTGGTTGAATTCAGATAAAGTCTAGCTTTAGTGTGAGTTTATTCGATTGGACTAAGCTGATGGAATTCCCTCCTTGAGGATCATCTAGATATTGATTATTCTGATCACTGATCACTGGTCTCGTTGAGGATCATCTGGACATTCTGATAACTGGTTATACTCTGTTTGCTGCTCAAGACTTCCCTAAATTTAGTCTCATGTTGAGATGCCTAAGAATCACATGGGATGGGACTGCTGTGAACTCATCAAAGGCTTCCATCCATTgtcgtttctttccttgtttcAGCCCCAGGAATGGCTATGATTACTTCATCTACTGCAGAACGAATCCAGTGGTACTCATTAACCGCCCCCTGTATATCTAGCTGTCTTTTAGTGTCTCAATCTAATCTGTTATCGGGGTGTCCATGTTTATCTTGGTGCTCCATCTGGTTCAGTATTCCCACATCTGAAGGCCGCATGTTTAGCTAGCTAATATGCTTCTCAGGGCCGATTGCAGTTTCCTGAGTTAAGGTGCTTGGTTTGTTGGTAACTAAGTAATCAGCTAGAGCCACAAGTCGTGCACATTATACTTGAAGTTCGGTTGGTATCTTCACTTTGGAAATTTTGAAGTTCTAAGATCTAAAAGCAGTGGTGAACGTTTGTATTCTTTATCACGTTgcttttattttctacaatCACCGGTTTTCCCCATTTCTTTTGTCAGGTAAAAGTGCAGACCTGGGTCAacaagagagagaaagatgaaTTTGTTGGTGTTGGTGCTCGGTTTGGCCCCAAGATAGAGTCAAAGGAAAAGCATGCCAACCGAACAAGACTATTGTTAGCAGATCCTTCTGATTGCTGCACCCCTCCCAAAGAGAAGGTTGCCTTTCTGGAAATGATAATTTAGTTATCTAGTGTTCCTCCTGTTGTGTTATGCATTGTTACCTAGTGATTTCTTATTCTTTTATTAGGTTGCTGGAGATATTTTATTAGTGGAGAGGGGGAACTGTAAGTTCACTACAAAGGCTAAGGTTGCTGAATCTGCTGGTGCTTCTGCCATTATAATCATCAACGATAAGCATGGTATGCGTTGTATATGAAATCCGTTCCTGGCTTCATCGAAAGTTCTACTTACAATTCTTTCCAGTCATGTGTTGAAGTACCATGTAAGCAGCTGATGAAGTGAGGGATGGGATTAGCTTAGTCATTTGGTCATGCCGAACATATACGATTTCTCATCACTAGAATGGTTTTTATTACCTTTCTACCCTTTTTGGTGTTTATCCCTCTTTTCTCTGAGGTCCGTGGTCATCTTTTGTAAGATTAATCCATTAAGCATCTGTGTTTTTCCATGTCTATATCTGCTATTACAAATTCTTTATTTTACAACCTGTGGTGTCTATTTTCGAGGTTTTCTTGGTCTTTTTACTTTGAGTTTGACATACTCATGTCTTAGCAATAAACCTACTCATGTCTTAGCAATAAACCTAAATCACTTGGTTCCTTTGCAGACTCCCGATTTGTAATCTTTTTTCATTTGCTACCTTTATCCATGTCAAGGACACTTGTTATTTATGTTGTATGTAAACGCATATAGCATTTTAATGTATATACATGAACGCTTCTGTGGGTTTTTAGTTgtcttctgagttctgacatGTGTGTTGCGCATCCACCTGCAGAGTTATACAAGATGGTATGTGAGCGCAATGAAACAGATCTAGATATCGGTATACCTGCGGTTCTTCTGCCAAAAGATGCAGGCACTAAATTACAAAGTCTCCTCTCGAGTGGTGAAGGTATTTTTTTATATCTTCTGTTATTCAATGCTTTGTATCATATCCTTGTGAGTATGCGTGTGCATATGCTTCTTTAAATTTTTATATTTGTGCCAATTTGAGAATTGTGTATTTGTTTTAGTGTAAGATAGTTAACAGGCTgcatttttccttattttttcaGTCTTAGTGCAGCTGTACTCTCCAGATCGTCCCCTGGTTGATACTGCAGAAGTGTTTCTATGGCTTATGGCAGTTGGTACCATTCTTTGTGCATCATATTGGTCAGCATGGAGTGCCCGAGAAGCAGATATTGAACAAGAGAAGCTTCTGAAGGTTCTAAACCCATATCTTGTTTGATTTCTTATGGTTGGTTACTTGGTTTTTGCCTActtgaaaagtcaaaatgacatGATATTTGTATAGGATGGCCATGAAATTCCACCAAACCTTGAGGCTGGAGGTTCTAGTGGTACGGTAGATATCAACATGGCATCGGCAATACTGTTTGTTGTGATCGCATCATGCTTCTTGATAACGCTCTACAGGCTGATGTCTCATTGGTTTTTGGAGCTTCTGGTGGTTATCTTCTGCATCGGTGGTGTAGAGGTGTGGaccatttcatttttctttctggTATTGTGTTTAACTTGCTTATTTGTTTTCAAAAACTAAAACGCCCAAATGACCGTATCACAATCTTCTTTGAAAAGATGGTTTCAGTTTTAGGAGAACGTTGAGACACTTCCGTCGTTTCTGTAATGTGTAACTTTGGACATGCAAGAACTAGCACAAATTGGCCAAAGAGCTTTATGGCGATTTTGGAATGGCCGAGTGTAATGATGTGTCTACTAGATAGCACTACAAATCATTGTTGATTCTGTTGGTTGGTACTTATAATATACTTTGCGTTCCATTTCTTGAGCTCCTGTGatgttttctttcccttttgtgTGCAGGGTCTGCAAACATGCTTGGTGGCCTTACTGTCAATGTCAAGGTATGCTcctcaaagtttttttttctttttctgagtCAAGTTGCGTTTTTAGACATTTCTTAGCTGTCTTTTTTGTATTAGATTTTGCAGCTATGTGTATTTTTCTT contains:
- the LOC101767244 gene encoding signal peptide peptidase-like 4 — translated: MARSSPAVLLLLAALAGVAAAGDIVHQDDEAPKIPGCNNDFVLVKVQTWVNKREKDEFVGVGARFGPKIESKEKHANRTRLLLADPSDCCTPPKEKVAGDILLVERGNCKFTTKAKVAESAGASAIIIINDKHELYKMVCERNETDLDIGIPAVLLPKDAGTKLQSLLSSGEVLVQLYSPDRPLVDTAEVFLWLMAVGTILCASYWSAWSAREADIEQEKLLKDGHEIPPNLEAGGSSGTVDINMASAILFVVIASCFLITLYRLMSHWFLELLVVIFCIGGVEGLQTCLVALLSMSRRFKPAAESFVKVPFFGAVSYLTLAVCPFCIVFAVLWGVYRRWRYAWIGQDILGITLIVTVIQIVRIPNLKVGSALLSCAFLYDIFWVFISKMLFHESVMIVVARGDKTDEDGVPMLLKIPRMFDPWGGYSIIGFGDILLPGLLIAFALRYDWAAKKTLQSGYFLWSMVAYGSGLLITYVALNLMDGHGQPALLYIVPFTIGTFLALGLKRGELRNLWTRGQPERACTHTHPSPKDSADPVSSS